In Solobacterium moorei, a single genomic region encodes these proteins:
- a CDS encoding glycoside hydrolase family 88 protein: MTRKINIETIQNIDAYSKEPNLSVDELKKAMDICIAQVDLNMDYFKGKFPYSCAKGGIYPIIENIEWTDGFWTGMLWLAYEYTGEEKYRQLAEKNIESFYHRVKNRIELDHHDLGFLYSLSCVSGYKLTGNSLAKKAAVLAADKLLERWQEKGQFLQAWGPKDSPDHYRFIIDCLMNIPLLYWTTEVTGDEKYAKIATSHYQTSICNVIRDDASAFHTFYMDYNTGGPSHGATRQGYSDSSSWARGQSWGIYGIALNTRYTNNLENISLFKGMTNYFLNRLPKDDICYWDLIFGDGSEQSKDSSAAAIAICGILEMEKFLTLEDQRVYRGSANRMMRSLIQNYETKETKPGQPILYHGVYSWHSGKGVDEGNIWGDYYFMEAILRQLKKWDPYW, encoded by the coding sequence GTGACAAGAAAGATTAATATTGAAACAATTCAGAATATTGATGCTTATTCAAAGGAACCAAATTTATCCGTAGATGAATTAAAAAAGGCAATGGATATATGCATCGCACAAGTAGATTTAAATATGGATTACTTCAAAGGTAAATTTCCATACTCCTGTGCGAAAGGTGGAATTTATCCGATTATCGAGAATATTGAGTGGACAGATGGATTTTGGACAGGAATGCTGTGGTTGGCATATGAGTATACGGGAGAGGAAAAGTATCGCCAATTAGCGGAGAAAAATATCGAAAGTTTCTACCATCGAGTTAAGAATCGTATTGAACTTGATCATCATGACTTAGGTTTCTTATATTCCTTATCGTGTGTAAGTGGCTATAAGTTAACAGGTAATTCACTCGCCAAGAAAGCTGCAGTACTTGCGGCGGACAAGTTGTTAGAGCGTTGGCAAGAGAAAGGACAATTCCTACAAGCATGGGGTCCTAAAGATAGTCCAGATCATTATCGATTTATTATTGATTGTCTGATGAACATTCCATTATTGTATTGGACAACAGAAGTAACGGGTGATGAGAAGTATGCAAAGATTGCTACAAGTCATTATCAAACAAGTATCTGTAATGTAATTCGTGATGATGCTTCGGCATTCCATACATTCTACATGGATTACAACACAGGTGGTCCATCACATGGAGCAACACGTCAAGGATATAGTGATAGCTCATCATGGGCACGTGGACAGTCTTGGGGTATCTACGGTATTGCATTAAATACACGTTATACAAATAACTTAGAGAATATCTCTCTCTTTAAGGGCATGACAAACTATTTCTTAAATCGTTTACCAAAAGATGATATCTGCTATTGGGATCTTATCTTCGGCGATGGGAGTGAGCAGTCTAAGGATTCTTCAGCAGCGGCGATTGCTATCTGCGGTATCTTGGAGATGGAGAAATTCCTCACTTTAGAAGATCAAAGAGTATATCGTGGCAGTGCTAATCGTATGATGCGTTCACTGATTCAAAACTATGAAACAAAAGAAACAAAGCCGGGTCAACCAATTTTATATCATGGTGTTTATTCATGGCACTCTGGGAAGGGTGTTGATGAAGGAAACATCTGGGGTGACTACTATTTTATGGAAGCAATATTACGTCAATTAAAAAAATGGGATCCATATTGGTAA
- a CDS encoding PTS sugar transporter subunit IIB, with translation MSTPNIVMARIDERLVHGQGALWVKSLGVNTVIVANDEVSEDHISQSLMKTALSSSIAARFFSVQKVIDVIHKASPQQTIFLVVKDCQDALRLVEGGVPVKEYNIGNIHNAEGKEKITRSIFLGEEDKAALRKMVNDYNITFNTVTTPGGNDGCAPVDIKKYL, from the coding sequence ATGAGCACACCAAATATCGTAATGGCTAGAATTGATGAAAGACTTGTACACGGTCAAGGCGCATTGTGGGTAAAATCATTAGGTGTAAACACCGTGATTGTTGCAAACGATGAAGTTAGTGAAGACCATATCTCACAATCGTTGATGAAGACGGCACTCTCAAGCTCAATTGCAGCGAGATTCTTCTCAGTACAGAAAGTAATCGATGTGATTCATAAAGCTAGCCCGCAACAAACAATTTTCTTAGTTGTAAAGGATTGTCAAGACGCTCTTCGCTTAGTAGAAGGTGGCGTTCCAGTTAAGGAATACAATATTGGAAATATCCATAACGCAGAGGGTAAAGAAAAGATTACACGTTCCATCTTTTTAGGTGAAGAGGACAAAGCTGCTCTACGTAAGATGGTGAATGATTATAACATTACATTTAATACAGTAACAACGCCAGGTGGTAACGATGGCTGTGCACCTGTCGATATTAAAAAATACCTATAA
- a CDS encoding PTS mannose/fructose/sorbose/N-acetylgalactosamine transporter subunit IIC → MVNISVIQAILIGLWTAFCYSGMLFGIFTNRCLVLSFGVGVILGDLPTALSVGAISELAFMGFGVGAGGTVPPNPIGPGIIGTLMAITMPNVTPETALSLSIPFAVAIQFLQTAIYTVRAGGPQGAINALKRQDFAGFRLQANLTVVLFAVVGFLLGFTGSVAMEWLSYVVGLIPEWLLKGLSVAGGMLPAIGFAMIMSVMLKKELIPFAIMGYILASYLKMPVMGIALVAAAFAIKYFNDASKNQPVAATTGNGDEHDDWI, encoded by the coding sequence ATGGTAAACATTTCAGTAATCCAAGCCATTTTAATTGGTCTTTGGACAGCCTTCTGCTACTCCGGTATGTTATTTGGCATTTTTACAAACCGCTGTTTAGTATTGAGCTTTGGAGTAGGTGTCATTTTAGGAGACTTACCAACTGCATTATCTGTTGGTGCAATCAGTGAACTTGCATTCATGGGCTTCGGTGTGGGTGCAGGTGGGACTGTTCCACCAAATCCAATCGGTCCTGGTATCATTGGTACACTCATGGCGATTACAATGCCAAATGTAACGCCTGAAACAGCACTATCTTTATCAATTCCATTTGCAGTTGCAATTCAGTTCTTACAGACAGCAATTTACACTGTACGTGCAGGTGGACCACAAGGTGCTATTAATGCGCTAAAGAGACAAGATTTTGCTGGGTTTAGATTACAAGCAAACTTGACAGTGGTATTGTTCGCGGTTGTGGGTTTCTTACTTGGATTTACAGGCTCTGTAGCGATGGAATGGTTGAGTTACGTTGTAGGTCTCATTCCTGAGTGGTTATTAAAGGGCTTATCTGTTGCGGGTGGTATGTTACCGGCAATCGGATTTGCAATGATTATGAGCGTTATGCTAAAGAAAGAATTAATTCCATTTGCAATCATGGGATATATCTTAGCTTCTTACTTAAAGATGCCTGTAATGGGTATTGCATTAGTAGCTGCTGCATTTGCCATCAAATATTTCAATGATGCAAGTAAAAATCAGCCAGTAGCTGCTACAACTGGAAATGGGGATGAACACGATGACTGGATCTAA
- a CDS encoding PTS system mannose/fructose/sorbose family transporter subunit IID — protein MTGSNKLTKADYTKTTLRAYFLQNGFNYTNYQGLGYALVMYPAFKKLYGDDKERFAKELENNSEFYNTNPNFLPFITSIHLAMADKGYDYESIRGIKMALMGPLAGIGDSLSQFCIAPLFSTIFASLALQGVPVAPLLFLLAENITLVLIKLGVGSYGRKLGTDLIDKLSSQMSTISEAASMIGVTVIAGLAATFVKMNVNITLAAGAVEEGVKQSTVNIQGMLDKVAPALLPVLYTYLMYYLIKKKKLNTYILVLITVVLGIVLSYFKILA, from the coding sequence ATGACTGGATCTAATAAATTAACAAAAGCCGATTATACAAAAACAACGTTACGTGCATATTTCTTACAAAATGGTTTCAACTATACAAACTATCAGGGACTTGGTTATGCTCTTGTTATGTATCCTGCATTCAAGAAGCTATACGGTGATGATAAAGAGAGATTCGCAAAAGAATTAGAGAATAACTCTGAATTCTATAACACAAATCCAAACTTCTTACCATTTATTACCTCTATTCATTTAGCAATGGCTGATAAGGGATATGATTATGAATCAATCCGTGGTATTAAGATGGCATTAATGGGACCATTAGCAGGTATTGGTGACTCATTATCACAATTCTGTATTGCGCCTTTATTCTCAACGATTTTCGCTTCATTAGCACTACAAGGTGTACCGGTAGCTCCATTGTTATTCTTGCTTGCTGAGAATATTACACTGGTACTCATTAAACTTGGCGTGGGTAGTTATGGACGTAAACTTGGTACGGATTTGATTGATAAGCTATCATCTCAGATGAGTACAATTTCAGAAGCGGCAAGTATGATAGGTGTAACAGTTATTGCTGGTCTTGCGGCTACATTTGTTAAGATGAATGTAAATATCACTTTAGCTGCTGGTGCGGTTGAAGAAGGTGTAAAACAGTCTACAGTTAATATTCAAGGAATGTTAGATAAGGTTGCACCTGCGTTACTACCAGTACTATATACATATTTAATGTATTATCTAATTAAGAAGAAAAAATTAAACACTTATATCTTAGTTCTAATTACAGTTGTATTAGGAATTGTTCTTAGTTACTTCAAGATTTTGGCTTAG